From Glycine soja cultivar W05 chromosome 4, ASM419377v2, whole genome shotgun sequence, the proteins below share one genomic window:
- the LOC114410616 gene encoding zinc finger BED domain-containing protein RICESLEEPER 2-like, whose protein sequence is MREIIAIAIMVHEYPFSVVEDSIWMWAFQYANPNFHKITHKTARNDCLALFEMEKKTLKKLLESVSKISLTTDMWKSSHQVVEYMIITGHFIDAGWNLQKRVLCFVKVPAPKRGIDVADAIFKCLKTWGIENKVFSISVDNASYNDSCIRCLKENISLSSKLFLGGSLFHVRCCAHILNLLVQDDLSTIKDIIFNIRESVKYINHNDARLKAFCDVVEQKRLKERKLVIDCPTRWNSTFNMLSTALKFKTAFASYKEREPHYNYAPLLEEWNQVEKVCKLLEVFNLATHVISEVWKVKQILDKEIEDEDLFMREMVGPMKKKFDKYWGEFVTSFDEIMSMLREKEVVSPIKSELQDYLDEGIYVPNTNSFSALDWWRNNNMKYKILSKMAADILVIPISTVASESTFSAGGRVIDEFHSKLNEESVEALICGGDWFRQKYNVKKKSKAEKEEIQITLKF, encoded by the exons ATGAGGGAAATAATTGCAATTGCTATCATGGTTCATGAATATCCTTTTAGTGTTGTTGAGGATTCTATTTGGATGTGGGCCTTCCAATATGCAAACCCTAATTTTCATAAGATTACTCATAAAACTGCAAGAAATGATTGTTTGGCACTATTTGAGATGGAGAAGAAAACATTGAAGAAATTGTTAGAAAGTGTGAGCAAGATCAGTTTAACTACAGATATGTGGAAATCTAGCCATCAAGTAGTTGAATATATGATTATTACTGGACATTTCATTGACGCGGGATGGAATCTTCAAAAAagagttttatgttttgtgaaaGTGCCTGCTCCAAAGCGTGGTATTGATGTTGCTGATGCTATTTTTAAGTGTTTGAAAACTTGGGGGAttgaaaataaagttttttcaaTATCTGTGGATAATGCCTCTTACAATGACTCATGCATAAGATGTCTCAAAGAGAATATATCTCTAAGTAGTAAGTTATTCCTTGGTGGCTCTTTGTTTCATGTTAGATGTTGTGCTCACATATTGAATTTGTTAGTGCAAGATGACCTTAGTACAATTAAGGATATCATTTTCAATATTCGTGAAAGTGTCAAATATATTAACCACAACGATGCAAGACTAAAGGCATTTTGTGATGTTGTTGAGCAAAAACGCTTGAAAGAAAGGAAACTTGTTATTGATTGTCCAACAAGATGGAATTCAACCTTTAATATGTTGTCAACTGCTTTGAAATTTAAGACTGCATTTGCTTCTTACAAAGAAAGAGAGCCTCACTATAATTATGCACCTTTACTTGAGGAGTGGAATCAAGTTGAGAAAGTTTGTAAGCTGCTAGAAGTTTTTAATCTTGCTACTCATGTCATTTCAG AAGTTTGGAAGGTTAAACAAATACTTGATAAGGAGATTGAAGATGAAGATCTCTTCATGAGGGAAATGGTAGGTCCAATGAAGAAAAAGTTTGACAAATATTGGGGGGAAT TTGTCACTAGTTTTGACGAAATTATGAGCATGCTACGTGAAAAGGAAGTTGTTTCTCCTATAAAATCAGAATTGCAAGATTATCTTGATGAAGGTATTTATGTTCCTAACACTAATTCCTTTAGTGCTTTGGACTGGTGGAGGAACAATAACATGAAATATAAGATATTGTCTAAGATGGCTGCTGATATACTAGTTATTCCAATTTCAACTGTGGCATCGGAGTCCACATTTAGTGCTGGAGGTAGAGTAATTGATGAATTTCACTCTAAATTAAACGAAGAATCTGTTGAAGCTCTAATTTGTGGTGGAGATTGGTTTCGTCAGAAATATAATGTGAAGAAAAAATCAAAG GCTGAAAAAGAAGAGATACAAATCACATTGAAGTTTTGA
- the LOC114408130 gene encoding WAT1-related protein At5g07050-like has product MATEKLRSGANFLENSKPYFAMIALQFGYAGMNIITKVSLNRGMSHYVLLVYRHAFATAVVAPFAFILERKAQPRIKFPIFMQIFFLALLGPVIDQNFYYAGLKLTSPTFSCAMSNVLPAMTFVMAVLCRMEKVNMKKVRCQAKVVGTLVTVAGTMLMTLYKGPRVEMVWTKHAPHHGQINNATYTTTYSE; this is encoded by the exons ATGGCCACTGAAAAGCTTAGAAGTGGTGCCAACTTCCTTGAGAACTCTAAACCCTACTTTGCCATGATTGCTTTACAATTTGGCTATGCGGGCATGAACATTATCACTAAGGTTTCCCTCAACCGTGGCATGAGCCACTATGTACTTCTTGTTTATCGCCATGCCTTTGCCACTGCTGTCGTCGCTCCATTTGCCTTCATCCTTGAAAG GAAAGCTCAACCGAGGATAAAATTCCCAATTTTCATGCAAATATTTTTCCTAGCTCTACTTGG GCCTGTGATTGATCAAAACTTCTACTATGCTGGGTTGAAATTAACCTCCCCAACCTTCTCATGTGCAATGAGCAACGTGCTTCCTGCCATGACTTTTGTTATGGCAGTATTATGCCG GATGGAGAAGGTTAACATGAAGAAGGTGAGATGCCAAGCCAAGGTGGTGGGAACATTGGTGACGGTGGCTGGGACCATGTTGATGACCTTGTACAAAGGCCCTAGAGTGGAAATGGTTTGGACCAAACATGCACCTCATCATGGGCAAATCAATAATGCAACATATACCACAACATATTCAGAGTGA